One window of Methanothermobacter tenebrarum genomic DNA carries:
- a CDS encoding SIS domain-containing protein translates to MRYEMYHEILQQPQSIRETLKREKSHMDEISNEIREHDKIYLIGCGSSLSTCYSARDAINIHYDMDIGIFTGYEFLYHKKIQDKDSIIILTSQSGETADTLAALRKAKKYNLKTITITNEGASTMARESDETILTHCQRENAIVATKTYINQLLCLYYILFGVYDDELSKNILKDLEKLPGVTDKLINETEEENRLLAFEFKDDDIFYCMGSGPNYGLAYKLAMTMFMEGALKHACPLYSGEFRHGLIEKVEEGIPVVFLDADLPGDVLTRKCIEFCEKINAKNIIFSMKDYSNLNRLLSPFILVIPLEWFIYYLASYNNKDPGSTRHIGKVRY, encoded by the coding sequence ATGAGGTATGAGATGTACCATGAAATCCTTCAACAACCACAATCAATAAGGGAAACATTAAAAAGAGAAAAATCCCACATGGATGAAATCTCCAATGAAATAAGGGAACACGATAAAATATACCTTATAGGGTGTGGAAGCTCCCTTTCAACATGCTATTCAGCACGTGACGCCATCAACATCCATTATGATATGGATATAGGTATATTCACAGGCTATGAATTTCTTTACCACAAAAAAATCCAAGATAAAGATTCTATCATAATATTAACTTCACAGTCCGGTGAAACAGCCGATACCCTCGCAGCATTGCGGAAAGCAAAAAAATACAACCTAAAGACCATAACAATAACCAATGAGGGTGCCAGTACCATGGCCAGGGAATCAGATGAGACAATATTAACCCATTGCCAACGGGAGAATGCAATAGTAGCGACAAAAACATACATAAACCAACTACTCTGCCTATATTACATCCTCTTCGGAGTTTATGATGATGAACTTTCAAAAAATATACTCAAAGACCTTGAGAAGTTGCCAGGCGTCACCGATAAGCTTATAAATGAGACAGAGGAGGAGAACAGGCTCCTTGCATTTGAGTTCAAGGATGATGATATATTTTATTGTATGGGGAGCGGTCCGAATTATGGTCTTGCCTATAAACTCGCAATGACCATGTTCATGGAAGGAGCGCTTAAACACGCCTGTCCACTTTATTCAGGAGAATTTAGACACGGGTTGATTGAAAAAGTTGAAGAGGGCATCCCAGTAGTATTCTTAGACGCCGATCTTCCAGGTGATGTTCTAACTAGGAAATGCATCGAATTCTGCGAAAAAATCAATGCAAAGAATATAATCTTCTCAATGAAGGACTACAGTAACCTTAACAGGCTATTATCACCGTTCATATTAGTCATACCACTTGAATGGTTCATATACTATCTTGCATCCTATAACAACAAGGATCCTGGAAGCACAAGACATATCGGGAAAGTAAGATACTAA
- a CDS encoding TIGR00296 family protein, translated as MLSKEDGRLLIKVARKAIRTYLEEGRIMDPPRVPSHLREKMGVFVTLNKNGDLRGCIGFPEPIKPLIEGVIEAAVASATSDPRFRPVTLEEFEEIQIEVSVLTKPEPIKVKDPREYPERIKVGVDGLIIEKGPYKGLLLPQVAVEWGFDEEEFLCNTCLKAGLPPDCWYDQDTRVYKFQAQIFQEKELSERS; from the coding sequence ATGCTTTCAAAGGAGGATGGCAGATTACTTATAAAGGTTGCCAGAAAAGCCATAAGAACATACCTGGAAGAGGGTAGGATAATGGATCCTCCAAGGGTCCCATCCCATCTAAGGGAGAAGATGGGAGTGTTCGTAACATTAAACAAAAACGGGGATCTTAGAGGTTGTATAGGCTTTCCTGAGCCGATAAAACCACTAATAGAGGGTGTTATAGAAGCCGCGGTAGCATCGGCAACATCTGATCCAAGGTTCCGCCCGGTGACATTGGAGGAATTCGAGGAAATTCAAATAGAAGTAAGTGTACTCACAAAACCAGAACCCATAAAAGTGAAAGATCCTAGAGAATACCCTGAGAGGATAAAAGTGGGAGTAGATGGGCTCATCATCGAAAAAGGACCCTACAAGGGACTATTATTACCTCAGGTTGCTGTCGAGTGGGGTTTTGACGAAGAAGAATTCCTCTGTAACACATGCTTAAAGGCGGGCTTGCCACCAGACTGTTGGTATGACCAGGATACAAGGGTCTACAAGTTCCAAGCCCAAATATTCCAAGAAAAAGAATTAAGTGAAAGATCATGA
- a CDS encoding DUF2124 domain-containing protein: MEKVKEFRGIKGNLTAFREEVADVETIGYAGVPGVCTPFAELFAYAARDKKGIFIPNTDFEKARELVLTEYGVELGDVNPYKVDALVLLGGLSMPKIGAKIEDVKKLIDESLKDGGKVIGVCFMDMFRKAGWYEKIDFDCVINADIEGFVVK, translated from the coding sequence ATGGAGAAGGTTAAAGAATTTAGGGGCATAAAAGGTAATCTAACAGCTTTTAGGGAAGAGGTCGCGGATGTTGAGACGATTGGGTATGCTGGCGTCCCAGGTGTTTGCACGCCCTTCGCAGAACTTTTCGCATACGCTGCAAGGGACAAGAAGGGTATTTTCATCCCAAACACGGACTTTGAGAAGGCCAGGGAACTCGTATTAACTGAGTATGGTGTTGAATTAGGAGATGTGAACCCTTATAAGGTGGATGCCCTCGTACTCCTGGGGGGTCTTTCAATGCCGAAGATAGGCGCCAAGATCGAAGATGTTAAAAAATTGATAGATGAATCCCTAAAAGATGGTGGGAAGGTTATTGGCGTCTGTTTCATGGACATGTTCAGAAAAGCGGGCTGGTATGAAAAAATCGACTTTGACTGTGTTATAAATGCTGACATTGAAGGATTCGTGGTAAAATAA
- a CDS encoding TldD/PmbA family protein produces the protein MDINVFEKTIHWLGEKADYADIKMGESTSNSLLMKDGKIQEIKTGHDTGIRVRVLSRGSWGLAYTSNPSKVDEIAEKALRLSKRVGGDVEMAPYPPVVDSIGPEARIPPSTVPVEDKKRTLLDIHKAASIDKVISTSISYVDTETKTIFFNSEGSSIESGEVRVALFLNTVASDGLQIQMGHDSIGGCHGFEILEGEDLERVGRETGEKAVRLLSAHSPPSGKFTILTDPKLTGVLIHEALGHATEADLVLQDDSILKDRLGERIGAKNVRIVDDPTMDAFGHYHYDAEGVKASPTILVEDGILRSYLTSRETAQRLGLGPTGNARSMISENPIVRMSNTYLEPRDWDFEEMIEDIKYGIYLKGSRGGQVDTGKGIFQFNAAESFLIEDGEIKEPLRDVSLSGDITETLKGVDAIGSDFKMNIGFCGKAGQTVPVGDGGPHLRVKEVMVGGSG, from the coding sequence ATGGACATTAATGTCTTTGAAAAAACAATCCATTGGCTTGGAGAGAAAGCAGATTACGCTGATATAAAGATGGGAGAATCCACGAGCAATTCTCTTCTTATGAAGGATGGTAAAATACAGGAGATTAAAACAGGCCACGACACTGGTATACGTGTCAGGGTCCTTAGTAGGGGTTCATGGGGTCTGGCTTATACTTCTAACCCGTCGAAGGTTGATGAAATAGCCGAAAAGGCCCTTAGATTATCAAAGAGGGTGGGTGGGGATGTTGAGATGGCACCATATCCGCCAGTAGTTGATAGCATAGGCCCTGAGGCTAGAATACCACCCTCCACCGTGCCTGTCGAGGATAAAAAAAGAACACTCCTAGACATACACAAGGCAGCCTCCATAGACAAGGTCATAAGTACCAGTATAAGTTATGTGGACACCGAAACAAAAACCATCTTCTTCAATTCTGAGGGATCATCTATAGAATCAGGGGAGGTAAGGGTAGCCCTATTCTTAAATACAGTAGCTTCTGATGGTTTGCAAATCCAGATGGGACATGATAGTATTGGGGGATGCCACGGCTTCGAGATACTTGAAGGAGAGGACCTTGAAAGGGTGGGTAGAGAAACCGGCGAAAAAGCTGTTAGACTATTATCGGCCCACAGCCCACCCTCAGGTAAATTCACCATCCTAACAGACCCTAAGCTTACCGGAGTCCTTATACATGAAGCATTGGGGCATGCGACAGAGGCGGACCTTGTACTCCAGGATGATTCAATACTTAAAGATCGTCTCGGTGAAAGGATAGGAGCAAAGAATGTAAGGATAGTGGATGATCCTACCATGGACGCTTTTGGACATTACCACTACGATGCGGAGGGCGTGAAAGCATCACCCACAATCCTCGTGGAAGATGGTATCCTAAGATCCTATTTAACTTCAAGGGAGACAGCCCAAAGACTGGGCCTTGGACCAACAGGTAATGCACGTTCAATGATAAGCGAAAACCCTATTGTGAGGATGAGCAACACTTACCTAGAACCTAGGGACTGGGATTTTGAGGAGATGATCGAGGACATTAAATATGGGATATACCTTAAGGGTTCGCGGGGAGGCCAAGTGGACACAGGCAAGGGCATATTCCAGTTCAATGCGGCTGAATCCTTCCTAATAGAAGATGGGGAGATAAAAGAACCCCTCAGGGACGTTTCACTATCAGGGGATATTACAGAAACCCTTAAAGGAGTTGATGCCATAGGATCGGATTTTAAAATGAATATTGGATTCTGTGGTAAAGCTGGACAGACAGTACCTGTAGGTGATGGGGGACCCCATCTCCGAGTCAAAGAAGTGATGGTGGGTGGGAGCGGATAA
- a CDS encoding NOG1 family protein, translating into MKLPPIPTSEELLNKAFSRARKAASAARTSRIPSQKKAKTIEIIRIQTACNIIKDKLKLIIERTPDIESLPEFYQDYIDVTVGIDPLKKSLGAINWAAGIISQLEREYRKRIRRSRPSLASSIRREAYGRISSVIKKIGEDLDFLDFTRNKLKNMPTVDFDAFTVVIAGFPNVGKSTVLRRLTGAKPKVAEYPFTTKGIQIGYLETKWNKIQVIDTPGLLDRPIDQMNNIELKAMVALENLADIILFIFDASETCGYPMEGQYNLFKDLKRIFGIPFICVFNKMDLIENIKYIKKYTIKVEDPILISALEDEGVSRLIKRLEGLHEKKIRKTFRHAGKKKING; encoded by the coding sequence ATGAAACTACCACCAATCCCAACAAGTGAAGAACTCCTAAACAAGGCCTTTAGTAGGGCGAGGAAAGCCGCCTCAGCCGCCCGCACATCAAGAATACCAAGTCAAAAAAAGGCTAAAACAATAGAAATTATAAGGATCCAAACGGCCTGTAACATTATCAAGGACAAACTAAAATTGATAATAGAACGCACACCCGACATTGAAAGCTTGCCAGAATTTTACCAGGATTACATTGACGTAACAGTAGGGATAGACCCCTTGAAGAAGTCATTAGGTGCTATTAACTGGGCTGCTGGGATAATCAGCCAACTTGAAAGGGAATACAGGAAGCGTATAAGGAGATCTAGGCCTTCATTAGCGTCATCTATCCGGAGAGAAGCATATGGTAGAATATCATCCGTTATAAAGAAAATTGGGGAGGATTTAGATTTCCTGGATTTTACAAGGAACAAGTTAAAAAATATGCCCACAGTAGATTTTGATGCCTTCACTGTAGTTATCGCAGGATTCCCGAATGTTGGAAAATCAACAGTACTGCGAAGATTAACAGGTGCTAAGCCAAAAGTTGCAGAGTACCCATTCACCACAAAGGGGATCCAGATAGGCTACCTTGAAACGAAATGGAACAAAATCCAGGTCATAGATACCCCCGGACTTTTAGATCGGCCAATCGATCAAATGAACAACATAGAATTAAAGGCCATGGTTGCCCTGGAAAATTTGGCTGACATCATATTATTCATCTTTGACGCATCCGAAACCTGCGGTTATCCTATGGAGGGTCAATATAATCTCTTCAAGGACTTAAAAAGGATATTTGGGATACCATTCATTTGTGTGTTTAACAAGATGGATCTCATAGAAAATATTAAGTATATCAAAAAATATACTATAAAGGTTGAGGATCCTATACTAATCTCTGCTTTAGAAGATGAGGGGGTCTCTAGATTAATAAAAAGATTGGAGGGTCTGCATGAAAAGAAAATTAGAAAAACCTTTCGGCATGCTGGAAAAAAGAAGATTAATGGTTGA
- a CDS encoding Hsp20/alpha crystallin family protein, whose product MKRKLEKPFGMLEKRRLMVEKMIEDMINSMREMQKEFEKKISEYTEVLPEKPTLDLIETDDKLIIKTDLPGVKKEDINIELTEDSITITANFKEEVEVEGANYVKKERRYGEARRELSLPAKIKVDEAKATFEDGVLTVELPKVEVKKKQTIKVE is encoded by the coding sequence ATGAAAAGAAAATTAGAAAAACCTTTCGGCATGCTGGAAAAAAGAAGATTAATGGTTGAGAAGATGATAGAAGATATGATAAATAGTATGAGAGAAATGCAGAAGGAATTCGAGAAGAAAATATCAGAGTATACAGAAGTTCTACCAGAGAAACCAACCCTTGACCTTATAGAAACCGATGATAAACTGATTATAAAAACTGATCTTCCAGGGGTTAAAAAGGAGGATATAAATATAGAATTAACAGAGGATAGTATCACTATAACAGCAAATTTCAAAGAAGAAGTAGAAGTGGAAGGAGCCAATTACGTGAAAAAAGAGCGCAGATATGGTGAAGCAAGGAGAGAATTGAGTTTACCAGCTAAGATAAAAGTGGACGAGGCCAAGGCAACATTCGAAGATGGTGTTTTAACGGTAGAACTTCCAAAGGTGGAAGTTAAAAAGAAACAAACCATTAAAGTAGAATAA
- a CDS encoding DUF447 domain-containing protein → MEDIGDYKEVENLKSLKMEKGLLYETIVTTLNVEGVGNAAPIGVICKGPREVILYLYEGSHTLSNILATGNFTVNITDDPILFTEATLGDLGDEYFIPYSEYLILRGASSFFTATTKRVKGVKRKDRYGESKLFIITADVKRIFKGKNFKEPLNRSIYAIIESLINYTRINRVENKEDIIDRILEMKRVVDRVGGSREKLAMRRIIDSLR, encoded by the coding sequence GTGGAGGATATAGGAGATTACAAGGAAGTGGAAAACCTCAAGTCCCTTAAAATGGAGAAGGGCCTATTATATGAGACGATAGTAACAACCCTAAATGTTGAGGGTGTGGGTAATGCGGCCCCCATTGGCGTGATATGTAAGGGTCCCCGGGAGGTTATATTGTACCTTTATGAGGGGAGCCACACCCTCTCTAATATATTAGCTACTGGTAATTTCACGGTTAATATCACAGATGATCCCATCTTGTTTACAGAGGCCACACTAGGAGATCTTGGGGATGAGTATTTTATACCATATTCTGAATATTTGATTTTGAGGGGTGCTTCGTCATTTTTCACAGCAACTACAAAAAGGGTGAAGGGTGTTAAAAGAAAGGATCGGTACGGGGAATCTAAATTATTCATTATAACAGCGGATGTTAAAAGGATATTTAAGGGTAAAAATTTCAAAGAACCATTAAACAGGAGCATATATGCGATTATAGAATCCCTGATAAATTATACTCGTATAAACCGGGTGGAGAATAAGGAAGATATCATTGATCGTATATTAGAAATGAAGAGGGTGGTTGATAGGGTGGGAGGATCCAGGGAAAAATTGGCTATGAGAAGGATAATAGACTCGTTAAGATAA
- a CDS encoding thiamine-phosphate synthase family protein, whose protein sequence is MGYDFLGGIGLEIENLKKALEMITSSRGFYRLIPEVRTNIVMAKENAKTVNDVAGIPGRITVHKKDVFACREPEYGASSHLARLILEIMKYDPTRRSGINIRYDKAIIESCERMGLKVSYYDRRKEPREIKEKEGATIPWGVKVAINRIGRVPDVIYHKGDWGKEPMIVLLAADAVEAARIAIKIGDEYEV, encoded by the coding sequence GTGGGATATGACTTTTTGGGGGGGATCGGATTAGAGATCGAAAATTTAAAAAAGGCCCTTGAGATGATCACTTCCTCAAGGGGATTTTATAGGCTCATCCCAGAGGTGAGAACAAATATAGTGATGGCGAAAGAAAATGCTAAGACAGTCAATGACGTGGCCGGGATCCCCGGGAGGATCACAGTCCATAAAAAGGATGTCTTCGCATGCAGAGAACCTGAATATGGGGCTTCTTCACATCTAGCACGTCTCATACTAGAGATAATGAAATATGATCCCACCCGAAGGAGTGGGATTAACATAAGATATGATAAGGCCATAATAGAATCCTGTGAAAGGATGGGCCTTAAAGTCTCATATTATGATAGGAGAAAAGAGCCGAGGGAGATCAAAGAAAAAGAAGGGGCCACCATACCATGGGGTGTTAAAGTCGCCATCAATAGGATAGGCAGAGTACCAGATGTAATATACCATAAGGGAGATTGGGGAAAAGAGCCCATGATAGTATTATTAGCAGCTGATGCCGTTGAAGCTGCTAGAATAGCCATAAAAATAGGGGATGAATATGAGGTATGA